In Sebastes fasciatus isolate fSebFas1 chromosome 24, fSebFas1.pri, whole genome shotgun sequence, the following are encoded in one genomic region:
- the stradb gene encoding STE20-related kinase adapter protein beta, translated as MSFLDCSCISHTQVQPLDIEEQYEDISHQFLSCDGSEYTLQGPAGGDDITGLSAEPAHYQLQSELGRGFNNLSQVNMARHLPTGQPVAVKQTNLDECTEEELMQLMNEVLLSRLFRHPNLLTSRLVFSSCCQLWILTPLMGYGSADTLLRTYFPDGMSESLIAYLLYGVLKALEYLHRMGYVHRGVKASHILLSGEGRVYLSGLHSVYSMMRDGKRMRAVFDMPHHSPALLPWLSPELLRQDLHGYGVKSDIYSLGIVACELVSGRVPFQDMLPTQMLLQKLRGSHCCLLDVAPYPLGELGGLKVSRSGVDSGIGESVATGSMTHSATAPPTDRPQSPGPKNHSATLHNLVQLCLQQQPELRPSASTLLTHAFFKQVKRHNRDTFLSLMYPAVPLTSPEDPPVSCPPATSCHAPASTSTDAAAEAVWDFS; from the exons ATGTCTTTCTTG GACTGTTCCTGCATCTCCCACACTCAAGTCCAGCCGctggacatagaggagcaataTGAGGACATCAGCCACCAGTTCCTG AGCTGTGACGGTTCTGAATACACTCTGCAAGGGCCGGCAGGTGGCGATGACATCACAGGGCTGTCAGCCGAACCGGCCCACTACCAGCTACAGTCTGAGCTGG GGAGGGGCTTCAACAACCTGAGCCAGGTGAACATGGCACGCCACCTCCCTACCGGACAGCCGGTGGCCGTCAAACAAACCAACCTGGACGAGTGCACCGAGGAGGAGCTGATGCAGCTCATG AACGAGGTCCTGCTGTCCAGGCTGTTCCGTCACCCCAACCTGCTGACCTCTCGCCTGGTGTTCAGCTCCTGCTGCCAGCTATGGATCCTCACACCGCTCATGGGCTACG GCTCTGCAGACACCTTACTAAGAACATATTTCCCAGATGGAATGAGTGAATCCCTGATAGCGTACCTGCTGTACGGCGTGCTGAAAGCATTGGAATACCTGCACCGGATGGGCTACGTTCACCG TGGGGTGAAGGCCAGTCATATCCTGCTGTCAGGGGAGGGCCGTGTCTACCTCTCGGGGCTCCACAGTGTTTACAGCATGATGCGTGATGGGAAGAGGATGAGGGCGGTGTTCGACATGCCCCACCACAGCCCCGCCCTGCTGCCCTGGCTCAGCCCCGAACTACTGCGACAG GACCTGCACGGCTACGGAGTGAAGTCTGATATCTACAGTTTAGGCATCGTGGCCTGTGAGCTGGTCAGCGGCAGGGTGCCTTTCCAGGACATGCTCCCCACTCAG ATGCTGCTTCAGAAGCTGCGCGGCTCCCACTGCTGCCTGCTGGACGTGGCTCCGTACCCACTGGGAGAGCTGGGGGGGCTGAAAGTGTCGCGCTCCGGCGTGGACTCCGGCATCGGGGAGAGCGTGGCCACCGGGAGCATGACGCACAGCGCCACCGCCCCTCCCACCGACCGACCTCAGAGCCCCGGACCCAAGAACCACTCAGCCACCCTGCACAACCTGGTCCAGCtgtgtctgcagcagcagcctgagCTGAG ACCGTCAGCATCTACACTGTTGACCCACGCCTTCTTCAAGCAG GTGAAGAGGCACAACCGAGACACCTTCCTCAGCCTCATGTACCCAGCAGTGCCCCTCACCAGCCCCGAGGACCCTCCAGTATCCTGCCCCCCCGCCACGTCCTGCCACGCTCCGGCGTCAACCTCCACCGACGCCGCCGCCGAGGCCGTGTGGGACTTCTCCTAA